Proteins encoded in a region of the Streptomyces sp. NBC_01298 genome:
- a CDS encoding lysophospholipid acyltransferase family protein → MRLMFRTRVEGIENIPGSGPVILAGNHLTFIDSMILPLVCDRTVHFIGKDEYVTGKGIKGRAMAWFFTGAGMIPVDRDGANGGVAALMTGRRILEEGKIFGIYPEGTRSPDGRLYRGRTGIARLTLMTGAPVVPFAMIGTDKLQPGGAGMPRPGRVTVRFGEPMEFSRYEGMDRDRYVLRAVTDSVMAEVMRLSGQEYVDMYATKAKAA, encoded by the coding sequence ATGCGCCTGATGTTCCGCACCCGCGTCGAGGGCATCGAGAACATTCCGGGCAGCGGCCCGGTGATCCTCGCGGGCAACCACCTCACCTTCATCGACTCGATGATCCTGCCGCTGGTGTGCGACCGCACGGTCCACTTCATCGGCAAGGACGAGTACGTGACCGGCAAGGGCATCAAGGGCCGGGCCATGGCCTGGTTCTTCACCGGCGCCGGCATGATCCCGGTGGACCGCGACGGGGCCAACGGCGGCGTCGCCGCCCTGATGACGGGCCGCCGGATCCTCGAAGAGGGCAAGATCTTCGGGATCTACCCCGAAGGCACCCGCTCCCCCGACGGCCGCCTCTACCGGGGCCGCACCGGAATCGCCCGCCTGACCCTGATGACCGGCGCGCCCGTCGTCCCCTTCGCGATGATCGGCACCGACAAGCTGCAGCCCGGCGGCGCCGGCATGCCGCGCCCGGGCCGGGTCACCGTCCGGTTCGGCGAGCCGATGGAGTTCTCCCGGTACGAGGGCATGGACCGCGACCGCTACGTGCTGCGCGCCGTCACCGACTCGGTGATGGCCGAGGTCATGCGGCTCTCCGGCCAGGAGTACGTGGACATGTACGCGACCAAGGCCAAGGCGGCCTGA
- a CDS encoding RNA polymerase sigma factor, with protein sequence MDLLKADLPDLFETLRPLLSAEAAAETAGTGVDADDVEQAVWVRLLEHRRIPAEPADWLRRAVRGEARRARRRARREVPYDRPSVHGGPGAGTRTSTGAEPEDALLHGEANRALRSAVARLPGRCPELMRALMSPRDLTYREIAGELGISQGSLGPVRSRCLGCLRRMLAVEVAAPAPRGMER encoded by the coding sequence ATGGACCTGCTGAAGGCTGATCTCCCCGACCTGTTCGAAACGCTCCGCCCGCTGCTCTCGGCCGAAGCCGCCGCCGAGACCGCCGGCACCGGGGTGGACGCCGACGACGTGGAACAAGCCGTCTGGGTCAGACTGCTGGAGCACCGCCGCATCCCCGCCGAACCCGCCGACTGGCTGCGCCGGGCGGTGCGCGGGGAGGCCCGAAGGGCGCGGCGCCGGGCCCGGCGCGAGGTCCCGTACGACCGCCCGTCGGTGCACGGCGGGCCCGGCGCGGGGACCCGTACCAGCACGGGCGCGGAACCGGAAGACGCCCTCCTGCACGGCGAGGCGAACCGGGCCCTCCGATCGGCGGTCGCCCGATTGCCCGGAAGGTGTCCGGAGCTCATGAGGGCACTTATGTCGCCCAGGGACCTCACCTACCGTGAAATCGCAGGAGAGTTGGGTATCTCACAAGGAAGTTTGGGGCCCGTCCGTTCCCGATGCCTGGGATGTCTGCGCAGAATGCTGGCCGTAGAGGTTGCGGCTCCCGCCCCGCGGGGAATGGAGCGGTAG
- a CDS encoding glycerophosphodiester phosphodiesterase yields MTQGGAARRTVLGAAVVAAGGAFGSLAAGGGSAAAAEGGQGGGPGGSGGGQGGGYRDLPVPTVIGHRGASGYRPEHTLGSYQLALDLGADVVEQDLVPTKDGHLVCRHENEIGGTTDVADHPGFASRKTTKTVDGIAVTGWFTEDFTLAELKTLRAKERIPALRQRNTLYDGRWDVPTFEEVLRWADREGRRRGKRVWLHVETKHPSYFRGLGLGLEEPLAKLLRRYGRDGRGAPLFLQSFEPSSIQRLSRLVSAPRVVLLSAAGTRPWDFELAKDPRTVADLVKPEGLRWIAGFAQGIGPTMDLILPRDAAGKLGAPTTLVADAHARGLILHPYTARNENNFLPADFRKGADPTAYGDAFGAFKAYFEQGIDGIFTDQPDTGLLAAEAFRPGRGDQG; encoded by the coding sequence ATGACGCAGGGTGGGGCAGCGCGGCGCACGGTACTGGGCGCGGCCGTCGTCGCGGCGGGCGGAGCCTTCGGCTCACTCGCGGCGGGCGGCGGTTCGGCCGCGGCGGCGGAGGGCGGCCAGGGGGGCGGCCCCGGAGGCTCGGGAGGCGGGCAGGGCGGCGGCTACCGCGACCTGCCGGTGCCGACGGTCATCGGACACCGCGGAGCCAGCGGCTACCGGCCCGAGCACACGCTCGGGTCCTACCAGCTCGCGCTCGACCTCGGCGCCGACGTCGTCGAGCAGGACCTCGTGCCCACCAAGGACGGCCACCTGGTGTGCCGCCACGAGAACGAGATCGGCGGCACCACGGACGTCGCCGACCACCCCGGCTTCGCCTCCCGCAAGACCACCAAGACGGTCGACGGGATCGCGGTCACGGGCTGGTTCACCGAGGACTTCACCCTCGCCGAACTGAAGACCCTGCGGGCCAAGGAACGCATCCCCGCTCTCCGGCAGCGCAACACCCTCTACGACGGCCGCTGGGACGTCCCCACCTTCGAAGAGGTGCTCCGCTGGGCCGACCGCGAGGGCCGGCGGCGCGGGAAGCGCGTGTGGCTGCACGTGGAGACCAAGCACCCCAGCTACTTCCGCGGCCTGGGCCTCGGTCTGGAGGAGCCCCTCGCCAAGCTGCTGCGCCGCTACGGGCGCGACGGCCGCGGAGCCCCGCTCTTCCTGCAGTCCTTCGAACCCTCCAGCATCCAGCGGCTCTCCCGGCTGGTCTCCGCCCCGCGCGTGGTGCTCCTGTCCGCGGCGGGCACCCGCCCGTGGGACTTCGAGCTGGCCAAGGACCCGCGGACGGTCGCCGATCTGGTCAAGCCCGAGGGGCTGCGGTGGATCGCCGGCTTCGCCCAGGGCATCGGGCCGACCATGGACCTGATCCTGCCGCGCGACGCCGCCGGCAAGCTCGGCGCCCCGACGACCCTGGTCGCGGACGCCCACGCGCGGGGGCTGATCCTGCACCCCTACACCGCGCGCAACGAGAACAACTTCCTGCCGGCGGACTTCCGCAAGGGCGCCGACCCGACGGCGTACGGGGACGCCTTCGGCGCCTTCAAGGCCTACTTCGAGCAGGGCATCGACGGCATCTTCACCGACCAGCCCGACACCGGCCTGCTCGCGGCGGAGGCCTTCCGCCCGGGCCGCGGCGACCAGGGCTAG
- a CDS encoding methionine ABC transporter permease — protein sequence MTWSEMQPLLTQGTFDTLYMVLWSALVTILGGLPIGILLVLTDKGGLLQNRAVNKILGVIVNMGRSLPFIILLIFLIPVTTAIVGTFIGPTAMIVPLAIGAIPFFARLVETAVREVDHGLVEAVESMGGGIPTLVGKVLLPQALPSLIAAVTTTVITLIGYSAMAGAVGGEGLGSKAITYGFQRFETGFMIATVVVLIVLVTVIQLIGDGVVRLLARRGRTA from the coding sequence GTGACCTGGTCCGAAATGCAGCCGCTGCTCACGCAGGGCACCTTCGACACCCTCTACATGGTGTTGTGGTCCGCCCTCGTGACCATCCTGGGCGGACTGCCCATCGGCATCCTGCTCGTCCTGACCGACAAGGGCGGCCTGCTCCAGAACCGCGCGGTCAACAAGATCCTCGGCGTGATCGTGAACATGGGCCGCTCGCTGCCCTTCATCATCCTGCTGATCTTCCTGATCCCGGTCACCACGGCGATCGTCGGCACCTTCATCGGCCCCACCGCGATGATCGTCCCGCTCGCCATCGGCGCCATCCCCTTCTTCGCCCGGCTCGTCGAGACCGCGGTCCGCGAGGTGGACCACGGCCTGGTCGAAGCCGTCGAGTCCATGGGCGGCGGCATCCCGACCCTGGTCGGCAAGGTGCTCCTCCCGCAGGCGCTGCCCTCGCTGATCGCCGCCGTCACCACCACCGTGATCACCCTGATCGGCTACTCGGCCATGGCCGGCGCGGTCGGCGGCGAGGGCCTCGGCTCCAAGGCCATCACGTACGGCTTCCAGCGCTTCGAGACCGGCTTCATGATCGCGACCGTCGTGGTGCTGATCGTGCTCGTCACGGTGATCCAGCTCATCGGCGACGGCGTGGTACGCCTCCTCGCGCGGCGCGGTCGGACAGCCTGA
- a CDS encoding HAD-IA family hydrolase: MNLLHGKLGPQFDALLFDNDGMLVSSMESVHRCWTRWAREYGITEEAFAAVELHGRPAAEIIADLLPEDVRAGALARIEVLETEDVAGGVVLLPGTKELLSALPAGRWAVVTSATRPLAEARLREVGIDFSEMVAADDITRGKPDPEPFLLAAARLGVDPARCAVFEDAPAGLAAGRAAGMTTVALTTTHPAAGLDADVVVRDLSAVSVLVGADGVTIETDDRP, translated from the coding sequence ATGAACCTGCTGCACGGGAAGCTCGGCCCGCAATTCGACGCGCTGCTGTTCGACAACGACGGCATGCTCGTCTCCTCGATGGAGTCGGTGCACCGCTGCTGGACCCGCTGGGCCCGGGAGTACGGGATCACCGAGGAGGCCTTCGCCGCGGTGGAGCTCCACGGCCGCCCGGCCGCGGAGATCATCGCCGACCTGCTGCCCGAGGACGTACGGGCCGGGGCGCTGGCCCGCATCGAGGTGCTGGAGACCGAGGACGTGGCGGGCGGCGTGGTCCTGCTTCCCGGCACCAAGGAGCTGCTCTCCGCCCTTCCCGCCGGCCGGTGGGCCGTGGTCACCTCCGCCACCCGGCCGCTGGCCGAGGCCCGGCTGCGGGAGGTGGGCATCGACTTCTCGGAGATGGTGGCCGCCGACGACATCACCCGCGGCAAGCCCGACCCGGAGCCCTTCCTGCTGGCCGCCGCCCGCCTCGGCGTGGACCCGGCCCGCTGCGCGGTCTTCGAGGACGCCCCCGCGGGCCTGGCCGCGGGCCGCGCCGCCGGGATGACCACCGTGGCCTTGACCACAACCCACCCGGCCGCCGGGCTCGACGCGGACGTGGTCGTACGGGACCTCTCGGCCGTGTCCGTGCTGGTCGGAGCCGATGGCGTGACGATTGAGACGGACGATCGGCCCTGA
- the cbiE gene encoding precorrin-6y C5,15-methyltransferase (decarboxylating) subunit CbiE, protein MADRVTVIGWDGSPLTAAARSALSAATLVAGAGHHLALPEIPPTAERVRLGSLSLAARRIAGHRGTAVVLADGDPGFFGVVRALRAPEHGLEVEVVPAVSAVAAAFARAGMPWDDAQVVVAHSRTLRRAVNVCRAHSKVAVITSPGAGPAELALLLEGVHRTFVICEELGTDKEQVTVLTSDKAADHSWRDPNVVIVIGGTGPAGAAAEPAWLLGRSATPTAGRGWARPQIDVGEGESTQLRAAQLARLGPRTGDLVWDIGSGSGALAVDAAALGAAVIAVDADRLACERTTAAARARGVQLQVVNGRAPHVLETLPEPDVVRVGGGGAQVVAAVADRRPERIVSHASTRDEAEAIGRVLTEGGYTVECALLQSVALDTRTWAEERRSVVFLLAAERPVNRPDRP, encoded by the coding sequence ATGGCCGACCGGGTCACGGTGATCGGCTGGGACGGCTCCCCCCTGACCGCGGCAGCCCGGTCCGCGCTCTCCGCCGCCACCCTGGTGGCCGGCGCCGGCCACCACCTCGCACTCCCCGAAATCCCGCCCACCGCCGAACGCGTGCGCCTGGGCAGCCTGTCCCTCGCCGCCCGCCGGATCGCCGGCCACCGCGGCACCGCCGTCGTCCTCGCCGACGGGGACCCCGGCTTCTTCGGCGTCGTACGGGCCCTGCGCGCCCCGGAACACGGCCTGGAGGTGGAGGTCGTACCGGCCGTCTCCGCCGTCGCCGCCGCCTTCGCCCGCGCCGGGATGCCCTGGGACGACGCCCAGGTCGTCGTCGCCCACAGCCGTACCCTGCGCCGCGCCGTCAACGTCTGCCGGGCCCACTCCAAGGTCGCCGTCATCACCTCGCCCGGCGCCGGCCCCGCCGAACTCGCCCTGCTGCTCGAAGGCGTCCACCGCACCTTCGTCATCTGCGAGGAACTCGGCACCGACAAGGAACAGGTCACGGTCCTCACCTCCGACAAGGCCGCCGACCACAGCTGGCGCGACCCCAACGTGGTCATCGTCATCGGCGGTACGGGACCGGCCGGGGCCGCCGCCGAACCGGCCTGGCTGCTGGGCCGCAGCGCGACCCCGACCGCCGGACGGGGCTGGGCCCGCCCCCAGATCGACGTGGGAGAAGGGGAGTCCACGCAGCTGCGCGCCGCCCAGCTCGCCCGGCTCGGCCCGCGCACCGGGGACCTCGTCTGGGACATCGGCTCCGGCTCCGGAGCCCTCGCCGTGGACGCCGCCGCCCTCGGCGCCGCCGTCATCGCCGTCGACGCCGACCGGCTCGCTTGCGAACGCACAACCGCCGCCGCCCGCGCCCGCGGTGTGCAGCTCCAGGTCGTCAACGGCCGCGCCCCGCACGTACTCGAAACCCTGCCCGAACCCGACGTCGTCCGCGTCGGCGGCGGCGGAGCACAGGTGGTCGCCGCCGTCGCCGACCGGCGCCCCGAACGGATCGTCAGCCACGCCTCCACGCGCGACGAGGCCGAGGCCATCGGCCGGGTCCTGACCGAGGGCGGGTACACCGTCGAGTGCGCGCTGCTCCAGTCCGTGGCGCTGGACACCCGTACCTGGGCCGAAGAACGACGCTCCGTGGTGTTCCTGCTGGCCGCCGAACGCCCCGTTAACCGCCCGGACCGACCCTAG
- a CDS encoding methionine ABC transporter ATP-binding protein: MITTSGLTKVYQSRGREVTALDGVDLHVRQGEVYGVIGQSGAGKSSLIRCVNLLERPTTGTVSVDGVDLTALAGRGRRAGKELREARSRIGMVFQHFNLLSSRTVQGNIELPLEILGVSGRERSRKAAELLDLVGLADKAKSYPGQLSGGQKQRVGIARALAGDPKVLLSDEATSALDPETTRQILQLLRDLNRQLGLTVLLITHEMDVVKSVCDSAALMRQGRIVEAGKVTELLATPGSELAHELFPLTGSATTAEHTVIDVTFHGETATQPVISQLARTYNIDISILGAAMDTVAGRQIGRMRIELPGRYEDNVVPVGFLREQGLQVDVVEADVDGDVGGDVDGELAELVKDGAK, translated from the coding sequence GTGATCACCACATCGGGCCTCACGAAGGTCTACCAGTCCCGTGGCCGCGAGGTCACCGCCCTGGACGGCGTCGACCTGCACGTCCGCCAGGGCGAGGTCTACGGAGTCATCGGCCAGAGCGGCGCCGGAAAGTCCTCCCTGATCCGCTGCGTGAACCTGCTGGAGCGCCCCACCACCGGCACGGTGTCCGTGGACGGCGTCGACCTCACGGCCCTCGCCGGCCGCGGCCGGCGCGCCGGCAAGGAGCTCCGCGAGGCCCGCAGCCGCATCGGCATGGTCTTCCAGCACTTCAACCTGCTGTCCTCGCGCACCGTCCAGGGCAACATCGAGCTGCCCCTGGAGATCCTCGGGGTCTCCGGCCGCGAGCGCTCCCGCAAGGCCGCCGAACTGCTCGACCTCGTCGGCCTCGCCGACAAGGCCAAGTCCTACCCCGGTCAGCTCTCCGGCGGCCAGAAGCAGCGCGTCGGCATCGCGCGCGCCCTGGCCGGCGACCCCAAGGTGCTGCTCTCCGACGAGGCCACCAGCGCCCTGGACCCGGAGACCACCCGCCAGATCCTCCAGCTGCTGCGCGACCTCAACCGCCAGCTGGGCCTGACCGTCCTGCTCATCACGCACGAGATGGACGTGGTCAAGTCGGTCTGCGACTCGGCCGCCCTCATGCGCCAGGGCAGGATCGTCGAGGCCGGCAAGGTCACCGAACTGCTGGCCACCCCCGGCTCCGAGCTCGCCCACGAACTGTTCCCGCTGACCGGCTCCGCGACCACCGCGGAGCACACGGTCATCGACGTCACCTTCCACGGCGAGACCGCGACCCAGCCGGTCATCTCCCAGCTGGCCCGCACCTACAACATCGACATATCGATCCTCGGCGCCGCGATGGACACCGTCGCCGGCCGTCAGATCGGCCGCATGCGCATCGAGCTGCCCGGCCGCTACGAGGACAACGTCGTACCCGTGGGCTTCCTGCGCGAGCAGGGCCTCCAGGTGGACGTCGTAGAGGCGGACGTGGACGGGGACGTAGGCGGGGACGTCGACGGCGAACTGGCCGAGCTGGTCAAGGATGGTGCGAAGTGA
- a CDS encoding MetQ/NlpA family ABC transporter substrate-binding protein — protein MRKNIKLTALAATVSALALGLTACGSSSDPSSTKADGGKTDESKPLVVAASPSPHADILKFVQDNLAAKEGLKLEVKEFTDYVLPNTATQQGQVDANYFQHVPYLDDFNKKNGTDIVPVVNVHLEPLGLYSKKDKALTDIKAGQTIAVPNDPTNEGRALQLLAANNLITLKEGVGTAAKLSDITDKKGLEFKELEAATVPRALNDVDAAVINGNYAIEAKLVPAKDALVLEKAEGNPYANILAVKKGNENDPRIQKLAKLLNSPEVKKFIDDKYEGSVIPAFGKPVA, from the coding sequence GTGCGCAAGAACATCAAGCTCACCGCCCTCGCCGCCACCGTCTCGGCGCTCGCCCTCGGACTCACCGCCTGCGGCAGCTCCTCGGACCCGTCCTCCACCAAGGCCGACGGCGGCAAGACCGACGAGAGCAAGCCCCTGGTCGTAGCGGCGTCCCCGTCCCCGCACGCCGACATCCTGAAGTTCGTCCAGGACAACCTGGCGGCCAAGGAGGGCCTCAAGCTGGAGGTGAAGGAGTTCACGGACTACGTCCTGCCGAACACCGCCACCCAGCAGGGTCAGGTCGACGCCAACTACTTCCAGCACGTGCCGTACCTCGACGACTTCAACAAGAAGAACGGCACCGACATCGTGCCCGTCGTGAACGTGCACCTGGAGCCCCTGGGCCTGTACTCCAAGAAGGACAAGGCCCTCACCGACATCAAGGCCGGCCAGACCATCGCCGTCCCCAACGACCCCACCAACGAGGGCCGCGCGCTCCAGCTGCTCGCCGCGAACAACCTCATCACCCTCAAGGAGGGTGTCGGCACGGCCGCCAAGCTGTCCGACATCACCGACAAGAAGGGCCTCGAGTTCAAGGAGCTGGAGGCCGCCACGGTCCCGCGCGCCCTGAACGACGTGGACGCCGCCGTCATCAACGGCAACTACGCCATCGAGGCCAAGCTCGTCCCGGCCAAGGACGCGCTCGTCCTGGAGAAGGCCGAGGGCAACCCGTACGCCAACATCCTGGCGGTCAAGAAGGGCAACGAGAACGACCCGCGGATCCAGAAGCTCGCCAAGCTCCTGAACTCCCCCGAGGTCAAGAAGTTCATCGACGACAAGTACGAGGGCTCGGTCATCCCGGCCTTCGGCAAGCCCGTCGCCTGA
- a CDS encoding GNAT family N-acetyltransferase: MGMSVTISAAAAEDAEQIIKLQYLAFQSEAELYGNYRIQPLTQSLDSLKAELATDTVLVARLGEEIVGAVRGTVDEEGTGKIAKLCVHPRLQGHGLGARLLGAVEAALSGSDATARFRLLTGHKSESNLRLYRKAGYTQVGGRTASDGVRLVILEKEAKEATDFAVSA; the protein is encoded by the coding sequence ATGGGCATGAGCGTGACCATTTCGGCGGCAGCTGCCGAGGATGCCGAGCAGATCATCAAACTGCAGTATCTGGCGTTCCAGAGCGAGGCCGAGCTGTACGGCAACTACCGAATCCAGCCGCTCACCCAGTCCCTGGACTCCCTCAAGGCCGAGCTGGCCACGGACACCGTGCTGGTGGCCCGGCTGGGCGAGGAGATCGTCGGAGCCGTGCGCGGCACCGTCGACGAGGAGGGCACCGGCAAGATCGCCAAGCTCTGCGTGCACCCCCGGCTCCAGGGCCACGGCCTCGGCGCCCGGCTGCTGGGCGCGGTCGAGGCGGCCCTGTCCGGCAGCGACGCGACCGCCCGGTTCCGGCTGCTCACCGGCCACAAGAGCGAGTCGAACCTGCGGCTCTACCGCAAGGCCGGCTACACCCAGGTCGGCGGGCGCACCGCGTCCGACGGCGTACGCCTGGTGATCCTGGAGAAGGAGGCCAAGGAGGCCACCGACTTCGCGGTCAGCGCCTAG
- the cobT gene encoding nicotinate-nucleotide--dimethylbenzimidazole phosphoribosyltransferase has protein sequence MTDTGQVPGEGFPDSTGMVDQQGVPAPVPPSSPATGSYAFQDLVDHPAEPEDEELLLMPSSQGAWSDPQVVPPVPAFPEFPEPSAYADAPYPEAPYADGPYADFAGAPEYQQPQQPHPAQLPVPEASLGYESAGYPQQSFEGQSFAEQPAFADASYADASYGAGAHEAGGRDTGALDLGGLAAPQQPLSASQPQSPVASVAAAPMRRPLHMGPPVPEATGGVVRSLADRGPAATPAPAQAPVPPAPGAVPVDAAPAPLPSPAASEPVAPAPAPAPAPALSTPAMPVPVRQSGPPTTGPEYLDFTQAAGEAVAVAEHVPAQQQPVEIPVQAGTPWTVEPAAEAAHAPEEPVAEAPAEPVAAPEPAGEPVAEPVLVEPVVFAEPAPVLAPEPVAVAVAEAVLVEPAPEAVAEPAEPEVPVVAAPEPVLVAEAAVAPEAEAVVEPVAVFAVEPAPEPQPAETVAQAEQPEPLSEPAVAAVVVPDSEPVAVAQPDAPLEAGQAPEAATEQRPGPEAGPEAEPEAPVTEAAPGYADAEREAVLRVMRERRDIRKGFRRDPIPHEVLLRVLEAAHTAPSVGHSQPWDFVVIKSAETRRTMHELAERQREAYAKSLPKGRAKQFKELKIEAILDTPVNIVVTADPTRGGRHTLGRHTQPQMAPYSSALAVENLWLAARAEGLGVGWVSFFDEREMVRELGLPEHLEVVAYLCVGYVDEFPDEPELAQAGWSQRRPLSWVVHEETYGRRALPGEEPHDLLSETVASIRPLDAKALGEAWERQKRMTKPAGALGMLEIISAQLSGLSRVCPPPIPEPAAVAIFAGDHGVHAQGVTPWPQEVTMQMVANFLGGGAVCNAFANQVGAEVCVIDVGVAGDLPATPGLLPRKVRPGTADLSVGPAMTREEAVAAIEVGIETARDLVAAGNKALLTGEMGIANTTVSAALISVFTGVDPGEVTGRGTGINDETHARKVEVVRRALELHQPDPADPIGVLAAIGGLEHAAIVGLLLGGASLRTPVILDGVSAGAAALVARAIAPESLSACIAGHRSAEPGHVAALNKLGLRPLVDLDLRLGEGTGALLALPLVQSAARAMHEVATFDSAGVTEK, from the coding sequence ATGACTGACACCGGCCAGGTTCCGGGCGAGGGTTTCCCGGACAGCACGGGCATGGTGGATCAGCAGGGCGTCCCCGCCCCGGTTCCGCCCTCCTCCCCGGCGACCGGGAGCTACGCCTTCCAGGACCTCGTGGACCACCCGGCCGAGCCGGAGGACGAGGAACTGCTGCTGATGCCGAGCAGCCAGGGCGCGTGGAGCGACCCCCAGGTCGTCCCGCCGGTGCCCGCCTTCCCCGAGTTCCCCGAGCCGTCCGCGTACGCGGACGCCCCGTACCCGGAGGCCCCGTACGCGGACGGCCCCTACGCCGATTTCGCGGGTGCCCCGGAGTACCAGCAGCCCCAGCAGCCCCACCCGGCCCAGCTCCCGGTTCCCGAGGCATCCCTCGGCTACGAGAGCGCCGGCTACCCGCAGCAGTCCTTCGAGGGGCAGTCGTTCGCGGAGCAGCCGGCCTTCGCCGACGCCTCCTACGCGGACGCCTCCTACGGCGCCGGCGCGCACGAGGCCGGGGGCCGGGACACCGGTGCGCTGGACCTCGGCGGCCTGGCCGCCCCGCAGCAGCCGCTGTCCGCCTCCCAGCCCCAGTCCCCGGTGGCTTCCGTGGCCGCGGCCCCGATGCGGCGGCCGCTGCACATGGGCCCGCCCGTGCCCGAGGCCACCGGCGGAGTCGTACGGTCCCTCGCGGACCGGGGTCCGGCAGCGACGCCGGCGCCCGCGCAGGCCCCGGTTCCGCCGGCGCCCGGCGCGGTCCCGGTCGACGCCGCGCCCGCCCCGCTCCCTTCCCCCGCCGCCTCCGAGCCCGTGGCCCCGGCCCCGGCCCCGGCCCCGGCCCCGGCCCTGAGCACCCCGGCGATGCCCGTCCCGGTGCGGCAGTCCGGCCCGCCGACCACGGGTCCCGAGTACCTGGACTTCACGCAGGCCGCCGGCGAGGCCGTGGCCGTGGCCGAGCACGTGCCGGCGCAGCAGCAGCCGGTCGAGATCCCGGTGCAGGCCGGGACCCCGTGGACCGTGGAGCCGGCCGCCGAGGCCGCGCACGCCCCGGAGGAACCCGTCGCCGAGGCCCCGGCCGAGCCGGTGGCCGCCCCCGAGCCCGCGGGCGAGCCCGTCGCCGAGCCGGTGCTCGTGGAGCCCGTCGTCTTCGCCGAGCCCGCGCCGGTCCTCGCGCCGGAGCCCGTGGCCGTGGCCGTCGCCGAGGCGGTGCTCGTGGAGCCCGCGCCGGAGGCCGTCGCCGAGCCCGCCGAGCCCGAGGTACCCGTCGTGGCGGCACCCGAGCCCGTCCTGGTTGCCGAGGCGGCCGTGGCTCCCGAGGCCGAGGCCGTCGTCGAGCCCGTGGCCGTCTTCGCCGTCGAGCCCGCGCCCGAGCCGCAGCCCGCAGAAACGGTGGCTCAGGCCGAGCAGCCGGAGCCCCTGTCCGAGCCCGCCGTCGCCGCCGTCGTCGTACCCGACTCCGAGCCGGTCGCCGTGGCGCAGCCCGACGCACCGCTGGAGGCCGGGCAGGCCCCCGAGGCCGCAACCGAGCAGCGGCCCGGGCCGGAAGCCGGGCCGGAAGCCGAGCCCGAGGCCCCCGTCACCGAGGCGGCCCCCGGATACGCCGACGCCGAGCGCGAGGCCGTCCTGCGCGTCATGCGCGAGCGCCGCGACATCCGCAAGGGCTTCCGCCGCGACCCCATCCCGCACGAGGTGCTGCTGCGCGTCCTGGAGGCGGCCCACACCGCGCCCAGCGTCGGCCACTCGCAGCCCTGGGACTTCGTCGTCATCAAGTCCGCGGAGACCCGCCGGACGATGCACGAGCTCGCCGAGCGACAGCGCGAGGCCTACGCGAAGTCGCTGCCCAAGGGCCGCGCCAAGCAGTTCAAGGAACTCAAGATCGAGGCCATCCTCGACACCCCGGTGAACATCGTGGTCACCGCCGACCCGACCCGTGGCGGCCGCCACACCCTGGGCCGGCACACCCAGCCGCAGATGGCCCCGTACTCCTCGGCCCTCGCCGTGGAGAACCTCTGGCTCGCGGCGCGCGCCGAGGGCCTCGGGGTCGGCTGGGTCAGCTTCTTCGACGAGCGCGAGATGGTCCGCGAGCTGGGCCTCCCGGAGCACCTGGAGGTCGTCGCCTACCTGTGCGTCGGGTACGTGGACGAGTTCCCCGACGAGCCCGAGCTCGCCCAGGCCGGCTGGTCGCAGCGGCGGCCCCTCTCCTGGGTCGTGCACGAGGAGACGTACGGGCGCCGCGCGCTGCCCGGCGAGGAGCCGCACGACCTGCTCTCCGAGACGGTCGCCAGCATCCGCCCGCTCGACGCGAAGGCGCTCGGCGAGGCGTGGGAGCGGCAGAAGCGCATGACCAAGCCCGCAGGGGCCCTCGGCATGCTCGAAATCATCTCGGCCCAGCTGTCCGGCCTCTCGCGGGTCTGCCCGCCGCCGATCCCGGAGCCCGCCGCGGTCGCGATCTTCGCGGGTGACCACGGCGTGCACGCCCAGGGGGTCACCCCGTGGCCGCAGGAGGTCACCATGCAGATGGTGGCCAACTTCCTGGGCGGCGGCGCGGTGTGCAACGCGTTCGCCAACCAGGTGGGCGCCGAGGTCTGCGTGATCGACGTCGGCGTCGCCGGCGACCTCCCGGCCACGCCGGGCCTGCTGCCGCGCAAGGTCCGCCCGGGCACGGCCGACCTGTCGGTCGGCCCCGCGATGACCCGCGAGGAGGCCGTCGCGGCCATCGAGGTGGGCATCGAGACGGCCCGCGACCTGGTCGCGGCGGGCAACAAGGCCCTCCTGACGGGCGAGATGGGCATCGCCAACACCACGGTGTCGGCTGCCCTGATCTCCGTCTTCACCGGGGTGGACCCGGGCGAGGTCACCGGGCGGGGCACGGGCATCAACGACGAGACGCACGCCCGCAAGGTCGAGGTCGTGCGGCGCGCCCTGGAACTCCACCAGCCGGACCCGGCGGACCCGATCGGCGTCCTGGCGGCGATCGGCGGCCTGGAGCACGCGGCGATCGTGGGCCTCCTCCTCGGTGGAGCCTCCCTGCGGACCCCGGTGATCCTGGACGGCGTCAGCGCCGGCGCGGCCGCGCTGGTGGCCCGGGCGATCGCCCCGGAGTCGCTGTCGGCGTGCATCGCCGGACACCGCAGCGCGGAGCCGGGCCACGTGGCCGCCCTGAACAAGCTCGGCCTGCGCCCGCTGGTCGACCTGGACCTGCGCCTCGGCGAGGGTACGGGGGCGCTGCTGGCGCTGCCGCTGGTGCAGAGCGCCGCGCGGGCGATGCACGAGGTGGCCACGTTCGACTCGGCCGGTGTCACGGAGAAGTAG